From one Melospiza melodia melodia isolate bMelMel2 chromosome 4, bMelMel2.pri, whole genome shotgun sequence genomic stretch:
- the WASL gene encoding actin nucleation-promoting factor WASL, whose translation MSGAPQQQPPRRVTNVGSLLLTPQENESLFGFLGKKCVTMSSAVVQIYAADRNAMWSKKCCGVACLVKDNPQRSYFIRIFDIKDGKLLWEQELYNNFVYNSPRGYFHTFAGDTCQVGLNFANEEEAKLFRKTVTDLLGRRQRKSEKRRDPPNGPSLPMATVDIKNPEITTNRFYTPQVNNISYTKEKKKGKTKKRRLTKADIGTPSNFQHIGHVGWDPNTGFDVNNLDPELKNLFDLCGISEAQLKDKETSKVIYDFIEKTGGVEAVKNELRRQAPPPPPPCRGGPPPPPPPPPHSSGPPPPPARGRGAPPPPPSRAPTAAPPPPPPSRPGAAVPPPPPNRMYPPPPPLHSSAAPPGPPPPPPPPASGSTAPPPPPPPPPPPGPPPPPGLPSEVDHQLPVPAGNKAALLDQIREGAQLKKVEQNSRPVSCSGRDALLDQIRQGIQLKSVSDGQESAPPTPAPTSGIVGALMEVMQKRSKAIHSSDEDEDEDDEEDFEDDDEWDD comes from the exons ACGATGTCTTCAGCAGTCGTTCAGATATACGCAGCAGATCGCAATGCCATGTGGTCAAAGAAGTGCTGTGGTGTAGCTTGCCTTGTGAAGGACAATCCACAGAGGTCGTATTTTATCAGAATATTTGACATTAAG gatgGGAAATTattgtgggagcaggagctgtaCAATAACTTTGTATATAATAGTCCTAGAGGATATTTTCATACCTTTGCTGGAGAT ACATGTCAAGTTGGTCTTAATTTTGCTAATGAAGAAGAAGCTAAACTATTCCGCAAAACAGTAACAGATTTACTTGGACGACGGCAGAGAAAATCTG AAAAAAGACGAGACCCACCAAATG GCCCCAGTCTACCAATGGCAACTGTTGATATCAAAAACCCAGAAATTACAACTAACAGATTTTATACTCCACAAGTCAACAATATTTCATATaccaaagaaaagaagaaaggaaaaactaaAAAGAGAAGATTGACAAAGGCAGATATTGGAACTCCATCTAATTTCCA aCACATTGGACATGTTGGTTGGGATCCAAACACAGGTTTTGAT GTGAACAACTTAGACCCAgaactgaaaaatctctttgatCTGTGTGGAATTTCAGAGGCTCAACTAAAAGACAAAGAAACTTCAAAGGTCATATATGATTTCATTGAGAAAACAGGAGGTGTGGAAGCTGTTAAAAATGAGCTGCGCAGACAAG cTCCACCTCCGCCACCACCGTGCAGAGGAGGACCCCCTCCACCTCCACCCCCCCCTCCCCATAGCTCgggccctcctcctccccctgctaGGGGCCGAGGGGCGCCGCCTCCCCCTCCTTCAAGGGCTCCCACGGCAGCGCCTCCGCCCCCGCCTCCATCCCGGCCTGGTGcggcggtgccgccgccgccgcccaacCGCATGTATCCTCCGCCGCCGCCCCTGCATTCCTCGGCCGCACCGCCCGGCCCGCCTCCGCCCCCGCCGCCACCGGCCAGTGGCTCCACTGCTCCTCCGCCCCCTCCACCTCCTCCGCCCCCTCCTGGTCCTCCTCCACCGCCAGGCCTTCCTTCAGAGGTTGATCACCAGCTTCCAGTTCCTGCGGGAAACAAAGCTGCCCTCTTGGATCAAATCAGAGAAGGAGCTCAGTTGAAGAAGGTAGAACAGAACAGTCGACCAGTGTCCTGCTCAGGAAGAGATGCACTGCTAGACCAGATACGACAGGGTATACAGTTGAAATCT GTATCTGATGGTCAGGAAAGTGCACCACCTACACCTGCACCCACCTCAGGGATTGTGGGTGCATTGATGGAAGTTATGCAGAAAAGGAGCAAAGCCATTCATTCTTCAG atgaagatgaggatgaagatgatgaagaagaCTTTGAGGATGATGACGAATGGGATGATTGa